The nucleotide sequence AATTTCGCATAATTTACGGTAGAGAAGAGGCGTCCCAGTGGATCTTTAGGAAGACGCCCGGTAAAATACAGCCAATCTACCGCTTTATTCAAGGCAAATTCTGCAGCAGCTCCCGCAAAAATAAATAGGATCGTATCTGCCTTACCCCAAATTTCCCTGACAATAGATCCTTTCTCTGTAAAATACGTAGTTTCCATAGCTTCAAATTAATTTCACCATCCAACCAGGTTTTGGTCAAAGACAAGACTTAAACATCGCTGTGAGTTACCGCACGATGACCAGCTAATCCATAATTTAATTTCCAAGGATTTCTAATAGTCATATTTTCTTGTTTTTTGCTTTGAATTTCAAAGTGAATAAATAAAAAAATTATTTTAGTTCATTTTTCGATTTTATGATATTTTCGAGTGCATCGATGTGTTTCTTAAATGCGAGTTTTCCAATTTTGGTCGCTCGATATTTTGTGTTTGGTTTTCGGTCTATAAAAGACTTTTGTACTTCAAGATATTCGGCTTTTTCCAATGCTTTTATATGGCTGGCAAGATTACCATCAGTCACTGCTAACAGCTCTTTTAACTGTTTAAAACTTGCATTTTCG is from Zunongwangia endophytica and encodes:
- a CDS encoding winged helix-turn-helix domain-containing protein; amino-acid sequence: MSIIENINKLFDHRIRLGIMSILAVNENASFKQLKELLAVTDGNLASHIKALEKAEYLEVQKSFIDRKPNTKYRATKIGKLAFKKHIDALENIIKSKNELK